One Engraulis encrasicolus isolate BLACKSEA-1 chromosome 5, IST_EnEncr_1.0, whole genome shotgun sequence DNA segment encodes these proteins:
- the fpr1 gene encoding chemerin-like receptor 1: protein MVDYAMMASTEPSHGNWSLDNWPFNWTEGDDYDEYDDYDYDQPRLRKSLNIMSLVIYSLAFVLGVVGNGIVIWVTGFKMKKTVNTVWFLNLAVADFMFTAFLPISVAYTAMDFHWPFGRFMCKINSTLTTLNMFASVYILVVISVDRCISVVKPIWAQNHRSVQRASAVSLVVWFLALVLSSPYFVFRDIGPSAMNNNVIHCFNNFVFTDDEIEDTPEVRALYSLRLCVMVVTRVVLGFVVPFIVIVSCYAVIVQRLRTNRSMSGRTGRPFRIIAAVITAFFLCWAPFHIMSVIEMANHMRDRMSPSLNFVTMIGMPITTSLAFLNSCLNPLLYVFMGQDFKDKVRKSILKVLETAFTEEVSRTNTYTNSMLTTRSKDKSFSDAEV, encoded by the coding sequence ATGGTGGACTATGCAATGATGGCCTCAACAGAGCCATCCCATGGCAACTGGTCATTGGACAACTGGCCATTTAACTGGACGGAGGGGGACGACTATGATGAATACGATGACTATGATTACGACCAGCCAAGGCTGAGGAAATCCCTGAACATCATGTCCCTTGTCATCTACTCCCTGGCGTTTGTCCTGGGCGTGGTCGGCAATGGCATCGTGATCTGGGTGACGGGATTTAAGATGAAGAAGACCGTGAACACGGTGTGGTTCCTCAACCTGGCCGTGGCCGACTTCATGTTCACGGCGTTCCTGCCCATCAGCGTGGCCTACACCGCCATGGACTTCCACTGGCCCTTTGGCAGGTTCATGTGCAAGATCAACAGCACCTTGACCACCCTCAACATGTTTGCGAGCGTCTACATCCTGGTGGTGATCAGCGTGGACCGCTGCATCTCCGTGGTGAAGCCCATCTGGGCGCAGAATCACAGGAGTGTGCAGAGGGCTTCGGCCGTGAGCCTGGTGGTCTGGTTCCTGGCCCTGGTGCTCAGCTCGCCGTACTTTGTCTTCCGGGACATAGGCCCCAGCGCCATGAACAACAACGTCATCCACTGCTTCAACAACTTTGTCTTCACGGACGACGAGATCGAGGACACCCCCGAGGTGAGAGCGCTGTACTCGCTGCGCCTCTGCGTCATGGTGGTGACCCGCGTGGTGCTGGGTTTCGTGGTGCCTTTCATCGTCATCGTGTCCTGCTACGCCGTCATCGTGCAACGGCTCAGGACCAACCGCTCCATGTCCGGGCGCACGGGCCGGCCCTTCCGAATCATCGCGGCGGTCATCACCGCCTTCTTCCTCTGCTGGGCGCCGTTCCACATCATGTCCGTCATCGAGATGGCCAACCACATGCGGGACAGGATGAGCCCCAGCCTGAACTTTGTCACCATGATCGGCATGCCGATCACCACCAGCCTGGCGTTCCTCAACAGCTGCCTCAACCCCTTGCTGTACGTCTTCATGGGCCAGGACTTCAAGGACAAGGTGCGCAAGTCCATCCTGAAGGTGCTGGAGACGGCCTTCACGGAGGAGGTGTCTCGCACCAACACCTACACCAACTCCATGCTCACCACGCGCAGCAAAGACAAGTCCTTCTCGGATGCAGAGGTGTGA